CCGCAAGCTCTCCACCTTCCTGGCCTTGGCCGAAGCATCGGACATTACGTACGAGCAAGTCGTCCAGGATATTCACGTCACCACTGCGGAAAACGTCGCCGTCGCCGTCATTACGACGGCTCCCGGCGTAGCCTACAACGCGGCGGACTACGAAATGAACCAGCTGACCAAGCAATTCAAAAAGGAATTCGGCATCTCCCTGCTCCTCGTCTGGAAGTGAGCCTGTAAGGAGGCCATGTAATAGTATAAAGAAAGACACTTTCCAACGACATGTCAGAAAGTGTCTTTTTTTATGTCTGTATATCAGATAGTTTCAGGTTAGCGGATCGATACGTCTTCTCCGGCGAGGATTTTCTTCATCGTCCGGGCCGGGCACATTTTGCCGCACATCGTGCAAGTGCCTTCGCATTCGGGCTTGCTCGATTCATAGTAGCGGCGAGCCTTTTCCGGGTCGATGGACAAGGAAATCATCGTTTCAAAATCTACTTCCACGCGGGCCTTGCTCATAGCGTCGTCCCATTCCTGCGCGCCGGGGATGCCCTTGGCCAGGTCGGCGGCGTGCGCGGCGATACGGGCGGCGATGATGCCTTCCTTAACGTCGTTTACGTCGGGCAGGCGCAGGTGTTCGGCCGGCGTAACATAGCACAGGAAGTCGGCTCCGGATGCACCAGCAATGGCCCCGCCGATAGCGCTCGTAATGTGGTCATAGCCCGGAGCGATATCCGTGACGATGGGGCCCAATACGTAGAAGGGCGCGCCGTGGCACAGGCGTTTTTCAATCTTCATGTTGGCGGCGATTTCCGTCAGGACCATGTGGCCCGGGCCTTCGATCATGACCTGGACGTTGTGTTCCCAAGCCCGTTTCGTCAATTCGCCGAGGGTAATGAGTTCTTCGATCTGGGCTGCGTCCGTCGCGTCGTGGGTGCAGCCGGGACGGCAGGCGTCGCCCAAGCTCAGGGTAACGTCGTATTTTTCACAGATGTCGAGGAGACGATCATAGTATTCATAGAAGGGGTTTTCCTGATTGTTCATTTCCATCCAGGCAAACAGCAGCGAGCCGCCGCGGGATACGATATTGGTCAGGCGGGGGTTCTTCTTGATACGTTCAGCCGTCTTGCGGTTCATGCCGCAGTGGATGGTCATGAAGTCTACGCCGTCTTCTGCGTGCTGTTCGACGACGGAGAAGAATTCATCTACAGTAATATCCTTCAAGTCTTTTTCCAGCATGCCGACGGCGTCATACATGGGAACGGTACCGATCATAGCCGTAGACATATCGACGAGCTTGCGGCGGAATTCGCGGGTCTTGCCGAAGTTGCTCAAGTCCATGATGGCTTCAGCCTTCATGTTGATGGCGTTCTGCACCTTCTGCAGTTCCAATTCATGGTCGTTATGTTCCGGCGATACGCCGAGGTTGACGTTGATTTTCGTGCGGCAGTCCTGGCCGACGGCTTCTGGCGAAAGGCTGGTGTGAAGCTTATTGGCCGGGATAGCGACCTTGCCTTCAGCTACGAGCTTCATGAGCTTTTCCATCGGCATTTTTTCTTTTTCCGCAACGATTTTCATCTGCGGCGTAACGATGCCTTTGCGGGCTGCGTCCATCTGAGTTGTGTAAGTCATAAAACGTACCTCCTGCTAATGAGTTTAACCTAAATATAGAAAGAAATGATAGAAACAGGTAAATAAAAAAGCTCACCTCCGCAGGTGAGCTTTTTAATCCCGTAAAGCTTCCCTACGTCGGCATTATCCGAATCAGGTACATGAGGGACAAGCGCGAATCCAAACGCTTTCTCAGCCTTGCGGCGCCCCTAGCTTTTTTAGTTATCTCGCTTTATTATAATATACTTGCGTAGATAATGCAAATATAAATTATCGTCCGGCAAATTGACGGCAGCATCGCTCCTATGTTTCCGGAAGATATTTTTATGCAGAAAAAGGCTGCGGCCGATTGGAGGTACAATAACTCGGATTAGATAGTTTTTGTTGCCCTTTACAAATTACAGGAATCCTCCTCCCCGTTTCTTATCTGGGTTTCAGCGGACCGTAAAAGTACGAGGCCGTCGCGCCGCCGTCAATGAGGAAATCGGCACCTGTAATAAACGCGCCTTTTTCGCTCAGCAGCAGCTCCGCCACGTGGGCTATTTCGTCAGCCGTTCCTGGCCTGCCTGCCGGACATTTTGCAAACATATTTTTGTAAAAATCGCCGCGCGGACCGTTAAATTCGTCCTGGGCCAGAGGCGTTACAATAATCCCCGGCGAAATAGAATTGATGCGGGCGCCACGCATTCCCCAGCGAACTGATTCAGCCATCACTCTCTTGACGTTGCAGCGTTTAGCCAGCTGATAGGCATGAAGGGTATCACGGATACGCGAGGGATGCAGCATATCCAATGTCAGCAGGTCTTCGGCAGGCGTACAGGCCAGCAGTTCGTCTTCTTCCGGACTAAGAGCCGACAGACGATGCCCTGACTGACTGGAAATAGTTACGCCGACACCTCCGTCGGCGATGACCTTGCCGACTTCTTCCAGCAAAACGGCCGTACCATACAAGTCAACATTTAAAATCGTTTTAATCGGAGCCTGGCTTGGCGATACGCCGGCGGCATTTATTAATACAGAAATATTACCATACGCTCTTCCAACGCTTATATATTCCTGAATAGACGCACGGCTTGCCAAATCCATTTCCATAGGAACGGCATCAAATCCGGCTCCTTGCATCAATCCGGCAGTGCGCTTTGCTTTTTCCAGTATTTTATCTCCTATGATAATCTTCATCCCCGTTCCTGTACGGCGGGCAATAGCCATACCGATGTCTCCTGCACCAACCCACAGCATTACGCATTTTGTCATAAAAATTCTCTCCTTTGCTGTTTTTCATAACAGGCAGCCGTCTTAATCCGTAAGCATCACAGCAGCCTCATGCACCTATTATTGTAGAGACAGGGTCCAAAAACAGCAATCTCGATTTCAGCAGCAATTCATAAGTACTGCTTATGTAAAAACTGCATCTTCATTAAGAGATACAGATGATGACTCATTCATGACGAACTAGTTTTCGCAGCGTTTCAGCAAATTCTTCTATATAATACTGGGTATGCTCCCTGCGCCAAAACAGGCAGTACGTGCGACATAACTGACGCTTCCCCTGGCAGATGGGCAGCCGCCGTATAGACGCGTGAGCCGGCGGCAGCGTGCCCATACGTTCAACAGGCAAAAATCCCCTGTTTCCCAAAACCATCAGCCGGCCTTCTTCCAGCGTAGGGGCAAATAAGAAGCTTCCGCCGAAGTTCAGCGTCTTCTCATAATATTCCTGCTCTGCACGGCGCTGCTCTTTCGTAGAAATCAAGATGCATGGGACAGATTTTAAATCCTGAAGCTGTACCGACTCCTGTCGGCTAAGAGGATGCCGGGCAGACAATTCAGCATAGCAGCTGCACGATAAAAGCTGATAATTCACATAATCGTCAGAAAAGGCTCTCCGCTGATCACTTAGAATAATATCGACGCCGCCATGACGAAGCAAATTATATAATTCTTCATGCGTACCCGTTGCAATATCAATGAACACTTCAGGATATACTTGAGAAAAATCGGCTACAGCCTGATATAATTCCTGGCCGCTGTAGCAGCGCAGATACCCGATGCGCAGCACCGATTCCGCATCGCGTCCGATGCGGGATGTTTCATAACATATGTCATCGACTTCTTTCAGCAGCCCCTTGCAGCGCATATAAAAATATTCACCGGCCGGCGTCAGGGAAAACCGGCGTTTCTCTCGTATCAAAAGGGAAGCGCCTAATTCCTTTTCCAAGGCCTGTACCTGCTGAGATACGGCAGATTGTGAAATATAACATCGCTCTGCCGCATCCGTAAAGCTGCCGCAGTCTACGACAGCCATAAAATACTGTATTTGCCTGAGCAACATCCGTATTGCCTTCTTTCCTTAGTTACTGTTTTTATTATATACATATTTTAATGCCTAGATTGCGGCAATGCAAAAAACATACCTATCTCTGTACTTTATAAAAGACATCGGAAAATGCATCAAGCAAAAAAATGGTACATGCTGCTCCGCTCCCTTGCCTGCTGTGCGCCGTATTCCCCATCAAGGCAGCCTTAGGATATCCCTGTATATCCGGCGTAAATCTGCCCTAAACGGAGACATAAAGGATATATTGCGACAGACCAACAAAAAAAATCGAGACTCCTTATGAAGTCCCGATTATACTCGAATGACAGGATATATGGCAAAATCATGCAGACACCCGACTATACCGCAGCCATAAGACATGGCCTTCCCTGACGTTTGCTTCTTTCAGATGAAACGCCACAGGCCGGCCTTCCGGAAGAAAAGCCGCCTTGTCAAATAACGACGCCGACTCCGTATTTCCATCTACTACAGGTGCAATAACCCAGCTCAGCTCGTCGATAAGTCCTTCCTGCAAAAAGGATTCATTCATGATGCCGCCGCCGGCAACCATAACTTTATCAACAGAAAAATACTGAACCAGTTTTTCCAGCAAAACAGCACAATGTATCTGCTTTTCGCCGGCAAATACATAAGAAATGCCGATGCTTCGCAAATAGGACAGATAGGCCGGCGATGCAGATTCAGTCAGTACCTCGATAATATGAGCTGCCGGGCGGCCCTTCTTTTCCATCACAGGTGATGAAAAGGCCACAGTGCCCTGAGGATCAACGGCGACGATAAATTGTTCTGCATTCCTTCCGTATGGACTAATATAATCTTCTTTCGGCAAGATCTCTTCTGCAGGCGGCAGTTCCGGCAGCAAGCCGTCAGAATAGCTGCCCAAAATAGTGGCCATGCCATATATGGTTGCCTGGCACTGGTAAACATTTCTCAGCTCGCCGTACAGCTGCAGTGCCGGAGCCGTCTCAGCAGCTCCGAAAAAGGGACCGTCGATTTTGCCGTCTACAGACGTGAGCATATGGCATACGACAAAAGGTCGTTTCATTATACTATTCTCCTTTCGATTAAATATATATCATTATCATTTAACTAAATTTAAATATACAGTTCTGCACATTCTATTCCGCAGTGTTTCCTCTTTCCTGCTGCGCCGGTCCTTACGCCTTCGTCGCCGTGCCGCCGAAGACGGCAGACATGGGAACGGACTGGAGGGCCTGATCCAGGGCTGATACTTCATCTGCCGTCAGCATGATATCTGCAGCTCCGGCATTTTCTGCCATTCTTCCTTCCTGACGCGTGCCGG
This region of Megasphaera stantonii genomic DNA includes:
- the thiC gene encoding phosphomethylpyrimidine synthase ThiC codes for the protein MTYTTQMDAARKGIVTPQMKIVAEKEKMPMEKLMKLVAEGKVAIPANKLHTSLSPEAVGQDCRTKINVNLGVSPEHNDHELELQKVQNAINMKAEAIMDLSNFGKTREFRRKLVDMSTAMIGTVPMYDAVGMLEKDLKDITVDEFFSVVEQHAEDGVDFMTIHCGMNRKTAERIKKNPRLTNIVSRGGSLLFAWMEMNNQENPFYEYYDRLLDICEKYDVTLSLGDACRPGCTHDATDAAQIEELITLGELTKRAWEHNVQVMIEGPGHMVLTEIAANMKIEKRLCHGAPFYVLGPIVTDIAPGYDHITSAIGGAIAGASGADFLCYVTPAEHLRLPDVNDVKEGIIAARIAAHAADLAKGIPGAQEWDDAMSKARVEVDFETMISLSIDPEKARRYYESSKPECEGTCTMCGKMCPARTMKKILAGEDVSIR
- a CDS encoding SDR family oxidoreductase is translated as MTKCVMLWVGAGDIGMAIARRTGTGMKIIIGDKILEKAKRTAGLMQGAGFDAVPMEMDLASRASIQEYISVGRAYGNISVLINAAGVSPSQAPIKTILNVDLYGTAVLLEEVGKVIADGGVGVTISSQSGHRLSALSPEEDELLACTPAEDLLTLDMLHPSRIRDTLHAYQLAKRCNVKRVMAESVRWGMRGARINSISPGIIVTPLAQDEFNGPRGDFYKNMFAKCPAGRPGTADEIAHVAELLLSEKGAFITGADFLIDGGATASYFYGPLKPR
- a CDS encoding LysR family transcriptional regulator: MLLRQIQYFMAVVDCGSFTDAAERCYISQSAVSQQVQALEKELGASLLIREKRRFSLTPAGEYFYMRCKGLLKEVDDICYETSRIGRDAESVLRIGYLRCYSGQELYQAVADFSQVYPEVFIDIATGTHEELYNLLRHGGVDIILSDQRRAFSDDYVNYQLLSCSCYAELSARHPLSRQESVQLQDLKSVPCILISTKEQRRAEQEYYEKTLNFGGSFLFAPTLEEGRLMVLGNRGFLPVERMGTLPPAHASIRRLPICQGKRQLCRTYCLFWRREHTQYYIEEFAETLRKLVRHE
- a CDS encoding RibD family protein, with product MKRPFVVCHMLTSVDGKIDGPFFGAAETAPALQLYGELRNVYQCQATIYGMATILGSYSDGLLPELPPAEEILPKEDYISPYGRNAEQFIVAVDPQGTVAFSSPVMEKKGRPAAHIIEVLTESASPAYLSYLRSIGISYVFAGEKQIHCAVLLEKLVQYFSVDKVMVAGGGIMNESFLQEGLIDELSWVIAPVVDGNTESASLFDKAAFLPEGRPVAFHLKEANVREGHVLWLRYSRVSA